A DNA window from Streptomyces canus contains the following coding sequences:
- the mnmA gene encoding tRNA 2-thiouridine(34) synthase MnmA, with the protein MTDTTPRPLRVLAAMSGGVDSAVAAARAAEAGHDVTGVHLALSANPQSFRTGARGCCTIEDSRDARRAADVIGIPFYVWDLADRFREDVVEDFVAEYEAGRTPNPCLRCNEKIKFAALLDKALALGFDAVCTGHYAKVVTLTDGSRELHRASDMAKDQSYVLGVLDEKQLAHALFPLGDTVTTKDEIRAEAERRGLAVAKKPDSHDICFIADGDTQGFLASRLGRAEGDIVDESGAKIGSHEGAYGFTIGQRKGLRIGTPAADGKPRYVLDISPVNNTVTVGPAAALDVNALTAIKPRWCGTSPVGRGTYTAQLRAHGGETEVTAELIDGTLEVSFAEPVRGVAPGQAIVLYDGTRVVGSATIATTVRVTAGVA; encoded by the coding sequence ATGACTGACACCACGCCGCGCCCTCTTCGTGTACTCGCCGCCATGTCCGGAGGAGTCGACTCCGCCGTCGCCGCCGCCCGCGCCGCCGAAGCCGGCCATGATGTGACCGGCGTCCACCTCGCGCTCTCCGCGAACCCTCAATCGTTCCGCACGGGCGCGCGTGGCTGTTGCACCATCGAGGACTCGCGCGACGCCCGACGCGCCGCCGACGTCATCGGCATCCCGTTCTACGTCTGGGATCTCGCCGACCGCTTCCGCGAGGACGTCGTCGAGGACTTCGTCGCCGAGTACGAGGCCGGCCGCACCCCCAACCCCTGCCTGCGCTGCAACGAGAAGATCAAGTTCGCCGCCCTGCTCGACAAGGCGCTCGCGCTGGGCTTCGACGCCGTGTGCACGGGCCACTATGCGAAGGTCGTCACGCTCACGGACGGCTCGCGGGAGCTGCACCGCGCCTCCGACATGGCGAAGGACCAGTCGTACGTCCTCGGTGTCCTGGACGAGAAGCAGCTGGCGCACGCCCTGTTCCCGCTCGGCGACACGGTCACCACCAAGGACGAGATCCGCGCCGAGGCCGAGCGCCGAGGCCTCGCGGTCGCCAAGAAGCCCGACTCGCACGACATCTGCTTCATCGCCGACGGCGACACCCAGGGTTTCCTCGCCTCGCGCCTCGGCAGGGCGGAGGGCGACATCGTCGACGAGTCGGGCGCGAAGATCGGCTCCCACGAGGGCGCGTACGGCTTCACCATCGGCCAGCGCAAGGGCCTCAGGATCGGCACCCCGGCCGCCGACGGCAAGCCGCGCTATGTCCTCGACATCTCACCGGTGAACAACACGGTGACGGTCGGCCCGGCCGCCGCGCTGGACGTGAACGCCCTGACCGCCATCAAGCCCCGCTGGTGCGGCACGTCCCCGGTCGGCCGCGGCACCTACACCGCCCAGCTCCGCGCCCACGGAGGCGAGACCGAGGTGACCGCTGAGCTGATCGACGGCACCCTGGAGGTCTCCTTCGCCGAGCCGGTCCGCGGGGTGGCCCCCGGCCAGGCGATCGTGCTGTACGACGGCACGCGCGTGGTGGGTTCGGCGACGATCGCGACCACGGTGCGGGTGACGGCGGGCGTGGCCTAG
- a CDS encoding N-acetylmuramoyl-L-alanine amidase, with product MGEKQASADGDRRIGRRALLIGGTAAAVGSAVLARDELARLWWRAPGVEKPRVEGAVDFRGAQWVSASDANWRRADRPDDYGIDMVIIHVTQGSFASAVKVFQDPGHGAAAHYIVRKDGHITQMIRELDVAFHAGNRAYNERSVGIEHEGFVDRPEDFTDEMYAASARLTAGICARYAIPVDREHIIGHVEVPGTDHTDPGEHWDWERYMRLVRKVPSASA from the coding sequence ATGGGGGAGAAACAGGCATCCGCGGACGGCGACCGGCGCATCGGACGCCGGGCCCTGCTCATCGGCGGGACGGCGGCGGCCGTGGGCTCGGCGGTGCTGGCCCGCGACGAGTTGGCGCGGCTGTGGTGGCGGGCGCCGGGTGTGGAGAAACCGCGTGTCGAGGGCGCGGTCGACTTCCGCGGCGCGCAGTGGGTCTCCGCCTCGGACGCGAACTGGCGGCGGGCGGACCGGCCCGACGACTACGGCATAGACATGGTGATCATCCATGTCACCCAGGGCAGCTTCGCCAGCGCGGTGAAGGTGTTCCAGGACCCGGGGCACGGCGCGGCGGCGCACTACATCGTCCGCAAGGACGGGCACATCACGCAGATGATCCGCGAGCTGGACGTGGCGTTCCACGCGGGCAACCGCGCCTACAACGAACGCAGTGTGGGCATCGAACACGAGGGATTCGTCGACCGGCCCGAGGACTTCACGGACGAGATGTACGCGGCTTCGGCGCGGCTCACGGCCGGGATATGCGCGCGGTACGCCATACCCGTCGACCGCGAGCACATCATCGGCCATGTGGAGGTGCCGGGCACGGATCACACCGACCCGGGCGAGCACTGGGACTGGGAGCGTTACATGCGGCTGGTGCGGAAGGTGCCGAGTGCCTCCGCCTAG
- the ligA gene encoding NAD-dependent DNA ligase LigA has product MAGDKQAETTVPAEAREKHAQLAEQIEEHRFRYYVNDAPVISDADFDKLLRSLESLEDEYPELRTPDSPTQKVAGAYETEFTSVQHRSRMLSLDNAFSDEELAAWAERVAKDVGTTDYHLLCELKVDGLAVNLTYEHGRLTRAATRGDGRTGEDITPNVRTIAEIPDRLTGDRVPDLVEIRGEVYFPMEKFEELNARLVETGDKPFANPRNAAAGSLRQKDPRVTATRPLHMVVHGIGVLEGFDGMTRLSQGYDLLKSWGLPTAQHNKVVDGLDGVREFIAYFGENRHSVEHEIDGVVVKLDEIPLQGRLGSTSRAPRWAIAYKYAPEEVNTKLINIRVGVGRTGRVTPYAQVEPVTVAGSEVEFATLHNQDVVKAKGVLIGDTVVLRKAGDVIPEILGPVVDLRDGSEREFVMPSECPECGTALRPMKEGDVDLRCPNARTCPAQLRERLFYLAGRKALDIEHFGYVAAAALIKPLEPQEPPLTDEGDLFDLTIEQLLPIKAYVLDQDSGLPKRDPKTGEEKVATVFANQQGEPKKNAVAMLENIAAAKERPLARVLTGLSIRHVGPVAAEALARNFRSIDRIEQASEEELANTDGVGTIIAKSLKEWFAEDWHQEILRKWKAAGVRMEEEGSGADEGPRPLEGLTVVVTGTLERFTRDGATEALQTRGAKVTGSVSKKTSFVVVGDNPGSKYDKAMQLKVPVLNEDGFDVLLEQGPDAAGDVALPTEE; this is encoded by the coding sequence GTGGCCGGCGACAAGCAAGCGGAGACGACGGTGCCCGCCGAGGCACGGGAGAAGCACGCGCAGCTCGCTGAGCAGATCGAGGAGCACCGCTTCCGGTACTACGTGAACGACGCGCCGGTCATCAGCGACGCCGACTTCGACAAGCTCCTGCGCTCCCTCGAATCCCTCGAGGACGAGTATCCCGAGCTGCGCACCCCCGACTCGCCGACCCAGAAGGTCGCGGGGGCGTACGAGACCGAGTTCACGTCCGTCCAGCACCGCTCCCGCATGCTCTCCCTGGACAACGCCTTCAGCGACGAGGAGCTGGCGGCCTGGGCGGAGCGGGTGGCCAAGGACGTCGGCACCACCGACTACCACCTGCTGTGCGAGCTCAAGGTCGACGGCCTCGCCGTCAACCTCACCTACGAGCACGGCCGCCTCACCCGCGCGGCCACCCGCGGCGACGGCCGCACCGGCGAGGACATCACGCCCAACGTCCGTACGATCGCCGAGATCCCGGACCGCCTCACCGGCGACAGGGTCCCCGACCTCGTGGAGATCCGCGGCGAGGTCTACTTCCCGATGGAGAAGTTCGAGGAGCTCAACGCCCGCCTGGTCGAGACCGGTGACAAGCCCTTCGCCAACCCGCGCAACGCGGCGGCCGGTTCACTGCGTCAGAAGGACCCGCGCGTCACCGCCACCCGCCCCCTCCACATGGTCGTCCACGGCATCGGCGTCCTGGAGGGCTTCGACGGCATGACCCGCCTCTCCCAGGGCTACGACCTCCTGAAGTCCTGGGGCCTGCCCACCGCCCAGCACAACAAGGTGGTCGACGGCCTCGACGGCGTACGGGAGTTCATCGCCTACTTCGGCGAGAACCGCCACTCCGTGGAGCACGAGATCGACGGGGTCGTCGTCAAGCTCGACGAGATCCCCCTCCAGGGCCGCCTCGGCTCCACCTCCAGGGCACCGCGCTGGGCGATCGCGTACAAGTACGCGCCGGAGGAGGTCAACACCAAGCTCATCAACATCCGCGTGGGCGTGGGCCGTACGGGCCGGGTCACGCCGTACGCCCAGGTCGAACCGGTGACGGTGGCCGGCTCGGAGGTCGAGTTCGCCACCCTGCACAACCAGGACGTCGTCAAGGCGAAGGGCGTCCTCATCGGTGACACCGTGGTGCTGCGCAAGGCCGGTGACGTCATCCCGGAGATCCTCGGCCCGGTCGTCGACCTGCGCGACGGCAGCGAGCGCGAGTTCGTGATGCCGAGCGAGTGCCCCGAGTGCGGCACCGCGCTGCGGCCCATGAAGGAGGGCGACGTCGACCTGCGCTGCCCCAACGCCCGCACCTGCCCCGCCCAGTTGCGCGAACGCCTGTTCTACCTCGCGGGCCGCAAGGCGCTGGACATCGAGCACTTCGGCTATGTCGCCGCGGCCGCGCTCATCAAGCCGCTGGAGCCCCAGGAGCCACCGCTGACCGACGAGGGCGACCTGTTCGACCTCACCATCGAGCAACTGCTGCCCATCAAGGCGTACGTCCTCGACCAGGACAGCGGTCTGCCCAAGCGTGACCCGAAGACCGGCGAGGAGAAGGTCGCCACGGTCTTCGCCAACCAGCAGGGCGAGCCCAAGAAGAACGCCGTCGCCATGCTGGAGAACATCGCGGCCGCCAAGGAGCGCCCGCTCGCCCGCGTCCTGACCGGCCTGTCGATCCGCCATGTCGGCCCGGTCGCCGCCGAGGCGCTGGCGCGCAACTTCCGCTCGATCGACCGCATCGAGCAGGCGAGCGAGGAGGAGCTGGCGAACACCGACGGCGTCGGCACGATCATCGCGAAGTCCCTCAAGGAGTGGTTCGCGGAGGACTGGCACCAGGAGATCCTGCGCAAGTGGAAGGCCGCGGGCGTGCGCATGGAGGAGGAGGGCTCGGGGGCGGACGAGGGCCCGCGTCCCCTCGAAGGGCTCACCGTCGTCGTCACCGGCACCCTGGAGCGCTTCACCCGCGACGGGGCCACAGAGGCGTTGCAGACCAGAGGGGCGAAAGTCACCGGTTCGGTTTCGAAGAAGACGTCTTTCGTCGTCGTAGGTGACAATCCGGGTTCTAAGTACGACAAAGCGATGCAACTGAAGGTGCCTGTTCTGAACGAGGACGGCTTCGACGTGCTGCTGGAACAGGGCCCCGACGCGGCCGGCGATGTGGCACTTCCCACGGAGGAGTAG
- a CDS encoding alpha/beta fold hydrolase produces MDKKTLSRDGTPIAYERSGHGPAVILVSGAMSTGGTVAPLAVPLSERFDVLVYDRRGRGASGDTAPYAVAREVEDLAALIEVAGGEAGLCGISSGGALVLEAAASGLPVRRVAVYETPYADFLDGGAEQNAEYTEKLTAALAEGRRGDAVELFLRLTGMGEEMIQGARQSPMWPGMEAVAPTLAYDNSVMAGGLVPRDRLASITVPLLAVAGGASPEWMREGTRAVAEAAPKGSYRVLEGQTHMVDPTALAPALTEFFAD; encoded by the coding sequence ATGGACAAGAAGACCCTCTCGCGCGACGGCACGCCGATCGCATATGAACGCAGCGGACACGGCCCGGCAGTCATCCTCGTCAGCGGCGCGATGTCCACCGGCGGCACGGTCGCGCCTCTGGCCGTGCCGCTGTCCGAGCGGTTCGACGTGCTCGTGTACGACCGCCGGGGTCGCGGTGCGAGCGGCGACACGGCGCCCTACGCGGTGGCCCGTGAGGTCGAGGACCTCGCCGCACTCATCGAGGTGGCGGGCGGCGAGGCGGGCCTGTGCGGCATCTCGTCCGGCGGTGCGCTGGTCCTGGAGGCCGCGGCGAGCGGACTGCCGGTGCGCCGGGTCGCCGTGTACGAGACGCCGTACGCCGACTTCCTGGACGGCGGCGCAGAGCAGAACGCCGAGTACACCGAGAAGCTGACGGCAGCGCTCGCCGAGGGCCGACGCGGGGACGCGGTGGAGCTCTTCCTGAGGCTCACCGGCATGGGCGAGGAAATGATCCAGGGCGCCCGTCAGTCCCCCATGTGGCCCGGCATGGAGGCGGTCGCCCCGACGCTCGCCTACGACAACTCGGTCATGGCCGGCGGTCTGGTCCCCCGGGACCGGCTGGCCTCGATCACGGTCCCGTTGCTGGCGGTCGCGGGCGGCGCGAGCCCCGAGTGGATGCGCGAGGGCACCAGGGCGGTCGCGGAGGCGGCGCCGAAGGGCTCGTACCGCGTCCTGGAGGGCCAGACCCACATGGTGGACCCGACGGCCCTGGCACCGGCCCTGACGGAGTTCTTCGCGGACTGA
- a CDS encoding cysteine desulfurase family protein encodes MAYLDHAATTPMLPEAVEALTAHLGATGNASSLHASGRKARRTVEESRETLAEALGARPSEIVFTSGGTEADNLAVKGLYWSRRDADPARTRVLASPVEHHAVLDAVHWLGEHEGATVEYLPVDKYGRVHPDALRAAIARDPDDIAMATVMWANNEIGTVLPVRELADVTAEFGVPLHADAVQAFGQVPVDFAASGLAAMTVSGHKIGGPYGIGALVLGREWTPVPVLHGGGQERHVRSGTLDVPAIASFAVAGRLAAEQREWFELEIGALRDALVEAVRTAVPDAILGGDPAPGGRLPANAHFTFPGCEGDSLLLLLDAQGIECSTGSACTAGVAQPSHVLLATGTEPDLARGTLRFSLGHTSTEADVEAVAKAIGPAVERARAAGLT; translated from the coding sequence ATGGCATACCTCGACCACGCCGCGACCACCCCGATGCTCCCCGAGGCGGTCGAGGCACTCACCGCGCATCTCGGCGCCACCGGCAACGCCTCTTCCCTCCACGCATCCGGCCGCAAGGCCCGCCGCACGGTCGAGGAATCCCGCGAGACCCTCGCGGAGGCGCTCGGTGCCCGGCCCAGCGAGATCGTCTTCACCTCGGGCGGCACGGAGGCCGACAACCTCGCCGTGAAGGGCCTGTACTGGTCCCGGCGCGACGCGGACCCCGCAAGGACGCGGGTTCTCGCGAGCCCCGTCGAACACCACGCCGTCCTCGACGCCGTCCACTGGCTCGGCGAACACGAGGGCGCCACCGTCGAGTACCTCCCCGTCGACAAGTACGGCCGGGTCCACCCCGACGCCCTGCGCGCGGCGATCGCCCGCGACCCCGACGACATCGCCATGGCCACGGTCATGTGGGCCAACAACGAGATCGGCACGGTCCTGCCGGTCCGCGAACTCGCCGACGTCACCGCGGAGTTCGGCGTCCCACTGCACGCCGACGCCGTCCAGGCCTTCGGCCAGGTCCCCGTCGACTTCGCCGCCTCCGGCCTCGCCGCGATGACGGTCTCCGGTCACAAGATCGGCGGCCCGTACGGCATCGGCGCCCTTGTCCTCGGCCGCGAGTGGACCCCCGTCCCGGTCCTGCACGGAGGCGGCCAGGAGCGCCATGTCCGCTCCGGCACCCTCGACGTCCCCGCCATCGCCTCCTTCGCGGTGGCCGGCCGCCTCGCCGCCGAGCAGCGCGAGTGGTTCGAGCTCGAGATCGGCGCCCTGCGCGACGCCCTGGTCGAGGCGGTCCGTACGGCGGTCCCGGACGCGATCCTCGGCGGCGACCCGGCGCCCGGGGGCCGTCTCCCGGCCAACGCCCACTTCACCTTCCCCGGCTGCGAGGGCGACTCCCTGCTGCTGCTCCTGGACGCCCAGGGCATCGAGTGCTCCACCGGCTCCGCCTGCACCGCGGGCGTCGCCCAGCCCAGCCACGTCCTGCTGGCCACCGGCACCGAGCCCGACCTGGCCCGCGGCACCCTCCGCTTCTCCCTCGGCCACACCTCCACCGAGGCGGACGTCGAGGCGGTCGCGAAGGCCATCGGCCCCGCGGTGGAACGCGCCCGCGCGGCGGGACTGACGTAA
- a CDS encoding methionine synthase, with the protein MTADLRFAPATGIGSLPGGDAREAARTATGSFEDFPFLPELPARGPGADMIGRSAGMLVELYARVEPSGWRLGDRPGRDTKRARSWLGEDLDALEEFTQGYEGQLKVQAVGPWTLAATLELRNGEVALSDPGACRDLAASLAEGLRLHLEEVRRRVPGARIVLQLDEPSLIGALRGQVRSASGYRTHRAVDRQVVEATLRDVVGVHAGGPVVVHSCAPDVPFALLRRAGAAAVSFDFSLLTERDDDVIGEAVEGGTRLFAGVVPGTDTALSDPAGSVMGVRTLWRRLGLHPGLLAEVVTVTPSCGLAGASPEYARKALAHCAQAARSLADNPE; encoded by the coding sequence GTGACCGCAGACCTTCGCTTCGCCCCCGCCACCGGCATCGGCTCCCTCCCCGGCGGCGACGCCCGTGAGGCCGCCAGGACCGCCACCGGCTCCTTCGAGGACTTCCCCTTCCTGCCCGAACTGCCCGCCCGCGGCCCCGGCGCCGACATGATCGGCCGCAGCGCCGGAATGCTCGTCGAGCTGTACGCGCGCGTGGAGCCCAGCGGCTGGCGGCTCGGGGACCGGCCGGGACGGGACACCAAACGGGCGCGGTCCTGGCTGGGGGAGGACCTCGATGCGCTGGAGGAGTTCACACAGGGGTACGAGGGGCAGCTGAAGGTGCAGGCCGTCGGTCCCTGGACGCTGGCCGCCACGCTGGAGCTGCGGAACGGCGAGGTCGCCCTCTCCGACCCTGGCGCCTGCCGGGACCTCGCCGCCTCGCTGGCCGAGGGACTCCGCCTGCACCTGGAGGAGGTCCGAAGGCGTGTCCCCGGGGCGCGGATCGTGCTCCAGCTCGACGAGCCGTCCCTCATCGGCGCCCTGCGCGGGCAGGTGAGGAGCGCCAGCGGGTACCGCACCCACCGGGCCGTCGACCGGCAGGTCGTCGAGGCCACCCTGCGCGACGTCGTCGGGGTTCACGCGGGCGGCCCCGTCGTGGTCCACTCGTGCGCACCGGACGTCCCCTTCGCCCTGCTGCGGAGGGCGGGTGCGGCGGCGGTCTCCTTCGACTTCTCGCTTCTCACCGAGCGTGACGACGACGTGATCGGCGAGGCGGTGGAAGGGGGGACGAGGCTCTTCGCCGGTGTCGTGCCCGGCACGGACACGGCATTGTCAGACCCTGCCGGTAGCGTCATGGGTGTCAGGACGCTGTGGCGCAGGCTGGGGCTGCATCCGGGACTTCTCGCGGAGGTGGTCACGGTCACTCCGTCGTGCGGGCTCGCGGGGGCCTCCCCGGAGTACGCGCGCAAGGCTCTCGCCCACTGCGCCCAGGCGGCGAGATCCCTCGCGGACAACCCAGAGTAA
- a CDS encoding SDR family oxidoreductase has product MADMATHVITGAGSGIGAAVTRRLHARGDELVLHARDAGRAKELAAEFPGARTLVGDLADPDKLSWAFSHQSLPDRVDSLLHIAGVVDLGPVGDLTPKTWHHQLNVNLIAPAELTRHFLPQLRAARGHVVFVNSGAGLNAHADWSAYAASKHGLKALADALRHEEHANGVRVTSVYPGRTASPMQAKVHQQEGKDYDPSRWIDPESVATAILTAIDLPRDAEINDLTVRPGR; this is encoded by the coding sequence ATGGCGGACATGGCTACACATGTGATCACCGGAGCGGGTTCCGGCATCGGTGCGGCGGTGACCCGCCGTCTGCACGCGCGCGGGGACGAACTCGTGCTGCACGCGCGTGACGCGGGCCGGGCGAAGGAGCTGGCGGCGGAGTTCCCCGGGGCGCGGACCCTGGTCGGGGATCTGGCCGACCCCGACAAGCTGAGCTGGGCCTTCTCGCACCAGTCGCTGCCGGATCGGGTGGACTCCCTGCTGCACATCGCGGGTGTGGTCGACCTGGGCCCGGTCGGTGATCTGACCCCGAAGACCTGGCACCACCAGCTGAACGTCAACCTGATCGCTCCGGCCGAGCTGACCCGCCACTTCCTGCCCCAGCTCCGGGCGGCCCGGGGCCATGTGGTGTTCGTGAACTCGGGCGCGGGGCTGAACGCGCACGCCGACTGGTCCGCGTACGCGGCCTCCAAGCACGGCCTCAAGGCCCTGGCGGACGCCCTGCGCCACGAGGAGCACGCGAACGGTGTCCGCGTCACCTCGGTCTACCCCGGCCGCACGGCGAGTCCCATGCAGGCCAAGGTCCACCAGCAGGAGGGCAAGGACTACGACCCTTCGCGGTGGATCGACCCCGAGTCGGTCGCCACGGCGATCCTGACGGCGATCGACCTGCCGCGGGATGCGGAGATCAACGACCTGACGGTGCGTCCGGGCCGCTGA
- a CDS encoding multicopper oxidase family protein: MTHTTDGLGAKSEHSKESRGHKKGLHRRKFLGGMAGVGLGAVGAAGAAFSLLTEGTRSKAAAATDGTLTIPDLLEGTTSDGTTTFTLAAQTGTAEVLSGVTSSTAGYNQSFLGPTLKWTKGDTVLLNITNSLTEDTTVHFHGAHVPPTMDGGPQNAFSAGTTWSPTFTVLDEAKTLWYHPHALGTTAKQATHGLAGMIIVEDDSDTSAALPGDYGVDDIPLVFQCLAVDSAGDIKYDQAGYLSSGLSFPLLVNGENVDDTTLTFAATKTRNRFRALNASPSDIITLQRSDGGTLTQIATDQGYLTEAAEVTTIRLVAGARAEFVMDVSEDVTLQAVVTTGWIRGGSGTYDFLTVAAGGTDTPDDLPSSLNTIERYDTSDFTARTITLSNTGATMKINGSAGLTMAGMTMISTTLGAKEIWTITNASQLEHSFHLHDVPYQLVSINGEEPTGVDLGWYDTFEVVGGGEIVIAMEFTDFADDTYMYMLHCHLLQHEDEGMMASLMVTES, from the coding sequence ATGACACACACCACAGACGGCCTGGGGGCCAAGTCCGAGCACTCCAAGGAGAGCAGAGGCCACAAGAAGGGTCTGCACCGGCGCAAGTTCCTCGGCGGAATGGCCGGGGTGGGCCTCGGGGCCGTGGGGGCGGCAGGCGCCGCCTTCTCCCTGCTGACCGAGGGCACCCGCAGCAAGGCGGCCGCCGCGACGGACGGCACCCTCACCATTCCGGACCTGCTGGAGGGCACCACCTCCGACGGCACCACCACCTTCACCCTGGCGGCACAGACCGGCACCGCCGAGGTGCTCAGCGGCGTCACCAGCAGCACCGCGGGTTACAACCAGTCGTTCCTCGGCCCCACCCTGAAGTGGACCAAGGGCGACACCGTGCTGCTGAACATCACCAACAGCCTCACCGAGGACACCACCGTCCACTTCCACGGCGCCCATGTCCCGCCCACCATGGACGGCGGCCCGCAGAACGCCTTCTCCGCCGGGACGACCTGGTCCCCCACCTTCACGGTCCTGGACGAGGCCAAGACCCTCTGGTACCACCCGCACGCCCTGGGCACCACGGCCAAGCAGGCCACCCACGGCCTGGCCGGGATGATCATCGTCGAGGACGACTCCGACACGTCCGCCGCGCTGCCCGGCGACTACGGCGTCGACGACATCCCGCTCGTCTTCCAGTGCCTGGCCGTGGACAGCGCCGGAGACATCAAGTACGACCAGGCCGGCTATCTCAGCTCCGGCCTCAGCTTCCCGCTGCTGGTGAACGGCGAGAACGTCGACGACACCACGCTCACCTTCGCCGCCACCAAGACCCGCAACCGCTTCCGCGCGCTCAACGCCTCGCCGTCGGACATCATCACCCTCCAGCGCAGCGACGGCGGCACGCTGACCCAGATCGCCACGGACCAGGGCTATCTGACGGAGGCGGCCGAGGTGACCACCATCCGGCTGGTGGCCGGCGCCCGCGCCGAGTTCGTCATGGACGTCAGCGAGGACGTCACGCTCCAGGCCGTCGTCACGACGGGCTGGATCCGCGGCGGCTCCGGTACGTACGACTTCCTCACCGTCGCGGCGGGCGGCACCGACACCCCGGACGACCTGCCGAGCTCGCTCAACACCATCGAGCGGTACGACACCTCCGACTTCACGGCACGCACCATCACCCTCAGCAACACGGGTGCGACCATGAAGATCAACGGCTCTGCCGGGCTCACCATGGCCGGCATGACCATGATCAGCACCACGCTGGGCGCGAAGGAGATATGGACGATCACCAACGCCAGCCAGCTGGAGCACTCGTTCCATCTGCACGACGTGCCCTACCAGCTCGTCTCGATCAACGGTGAGGAGCCGACCGGCGTCGACCTCGGCTGGTACGACACGTTCGAGGTCGTAGGCGGCGGCGAGATCGTGATCGCGATGGAGTTCACCGACTTCGCCGACGACACGTACATGTACATGCTCCACTGCCATCTGCTCCAGCACGAGGACGAGGGAATGATGGCCTCCCTCATGGTCACGGAGAGCTGA
- a CDS encoding LOG family protein translates to MRICVFLSAADLDDRYTRPAREFAKLLGKGGHTLVWGGSDVGLMKVVADGVQDAGGRLVGVSVEFLAAKVRPGVDEMVIAKDLAERKKLLLEKADAVVIMVGGTGTLDEATEILELKKHGHTGKPVVLLNTAGFYDGLKEQFRRMEDEGFLPRPLTDLVFFAEEPVGALAYLEESLGTR, encoded by the coding sequence ATGCGAATCTGCGTCTTCCTCTCCGCCGCCGACCTCGACGACCGCTATACGCGTCCCGCGCGGGAGTTCGCGAAGCTGCTGGGCAAGGGCGGTCACACGCTCGTGTGGGGCGGCTCGGACGTGGGCCTCATGAAGGTGGTCGCCGACGGGGTGCAGGACGCGGGCGGACGGCTCGTCGGGGTCTCCGTGGAGTTCCTGGCCGCCAAGGTCCGCCCGGGCGTCGACGAGATGGTCATCGCGAAGGACCTCGCCGAACGGAAGAAACTGCTCCTGGAGAAGGCCGACGCCGTGGTGATCATGGTGGGCGGCACGGGCACCCTCGACGAGGCGACCGAGATCCTGGAGCTGAAGAAGCACGGGCACACCGGCAAGCCGGTCGTACTGCTGAACACGGCGGGCTTCTACGACGGGCTGAAGGAGCAGTTCCGGCGCATGGAGGACGAGGGCTTCCTGCCCCGCCCGCTCACCGACCTGGTGTTCTTCGCGGAGGAGCCGGTGGGGGCGCTGGCGTACCTGGAGGAGTCGCTCGGTACGCGCTGA
- a CDS encoding DUF427 domain-containing protein has translation MAEGHTITIEQADQHVRVVHGDQVLAESERPLVLRETGSPVRYYLPAEDVRLDLLTPSDTHTYCPFKGTASYWSLPDAPDLVWSYPEPKPAVAEIKDHLCFYEVDVS, from the coding sequence ATGGCCGAAGGACACACGATCACCATCGAGCAAGCCGACCAGCACGTGCGCGTGGTGCACGGCGACCAGGTCCTCGCGGAGAGCGAACGACCCCTCGTGCTGCGCGAGACGGGCTCTCCTGTGCGGTACTACCTCCCCGCCGAGGACGTACGACTCGACCTGCTGACCCCCTCCGACACCCACACCTACTGCCCCTTCAAGGGCACCGCGTCCTACTGGTCCCTGCCGGACGCGCCCGACCTGGTGTGGTCCTATCCCGAGCCGAAGCCCGCCGTCGCCGAGATCAAGGACCACCTCTGTTTCTACGAGGTCGACGTGTCCTGA